The following proteins come from a genomic window of Chaetodon auriga isolate fChaAug3 chromosome 16, fChaAug3.hap1, whole genome shotgun sequence:
- the ppan gene encoding suppressor of SWI4 1 homolog: MGKSKTKNQKKCRASANHVANETYGSVPHSFVFHRGQIGKNAGQLVLDVRRVMEPYTAESLKIRKKNVLKDFVAIAGPLGVTHFMIFSKTTSTLNMRLARLPKGPTLHFRVLKYSLIKDVVSSLKKHRMHEQQFTHHPLLVLNNFGSDGMHIKLMATMFQHMFPSINVHKVNLNNIKRCVLLNYNPVSQEIEFRHYSLKVVPVGMSRGVKKLMQEKFPNMSKFEDISELLMNGANLSESEAEQDAEHNITELPQAYSGRGNMASQQSAVRLTEIGPRMTLQLMKIQEGMGEGNVLYHNFISKSEEEIQEILNRKEAQLKEKEDRRKKQEQNVAQKKEKQEENKRKSMEGIKRKQHEAEEDSEVEDPGMQEGAVADVESDDEVEYYRQAVGEEPDEDMFPSAKKRKGSEKTHGPAKKRKLSPGKPPRKDRDARSPKRNGPGGQQHRDHTGKGWKKSRDREKPFGKKARPGAKTFGAKKAGEGDKKFGGKKKFEGNKTFSGKNNKDRTFKSKGQKAKPGFKKKGAEQGFKRRKGKG; encoded by the exons ATGGGGAAATCAAAG ACCAAGAATCAGAAGAAATGCCGAGCATCAGCCAACCATGTGGCCAATGAGACCTATGGATCCGTGCCCCACTCCTTCGTGTTTCATCGGGGTCAGATTGGGAAAAACGCCGGTCAGCTCGTCCTGGACGTGCGGAGAGTCATGGAGCCATACACTGCAGAGTCTCTGAAG ATTAGGAAGAAGAATGTGCTGAAAGACTTTGTGGCTATCGCAGGACCACTGGGAGTGACACACTTCATGATCTTCAGCAAGACCACCAGCACCCTCAACATG AGACTCGCTCGACTTCCCAAAGGTCCCACGCTTCATTTCAGAGTGCTCAAG TACTCTCTCATCAAAGATGTGGTCTCATCTCTGAAGAAGCACAGGATGCACGAGCAGCAGTTCACGCACCATCCGCTACTCGTCCTCAACAACTTTGGATCTGATGGCATGCATATCAAACTCATGGCCACCATGTTTCAGCACATGTTTCCCTCCATTAATGTGCACAAG gtAAACCTCAACAATATCAAGAGGTGTGTGCTGCTGAACTACAACCCTGTGTCCCAGGAAATTGAATTTCGGCACTA CAGCCTGAAGGTCGTCCCTGTGGGCATGAGCCGCGGAGTCAAGAAGCTGATGCAGGAGAAGTTCCCCAACATGAGCAAGTTTGAGGATATCAGCGAGCTGCTGATGAA cgGGGCAAACCTTTCAGAAAGTGAGGCAGAACAGGATGCGGAGCACAACATAACTGAGCTGCCCCAGGCCTACTCTGGCCGAGGCAACATGGCGTCCCAGCAGAGTGCCGTCCGTCTGACCGAG ATTGGACCTCGCATGActctgcagctgatgaagataCAAGAAGGCATGGGAGAGGGGAATGTCCTTTATCACAACTTCA TCTCCAAGTCGGAGGAGGAGATACAGGAGATCCTGAACAGGAAGGAGGCCCAgctaaaagagaaagaggatcGCCGAAAGAAGCAGGAGCAGAATGTTGctcagaaaaaagagaaacaggaggagaacaa GAGAAAGAGCATGGAAGGCATAAAGAGGAAACAACACGAGGCTGAAGAGGACAGTGAGGTGGAGGATCCCGGGATGCAGGAGGGTGCAGTGGCTGATGTTGAATCTGATGATGAGGTGGAGTACTACAGACAGGCTGTAGGAGAGGAGCCAGATGAAG aCATGTTCCCAAGTGCCAAGAAGAGGAAGGGCTCAGAAAAGACTCACGGACCTGCCAAGAAGAGAAAGCTGTCCCCTGGTAAACCTCcaaggaaagacagagatgcCAGATCACCAAAGAGAAACGGTCCAGgtggacagcagcacagagaccatACAGGGAAAGGATGGAAGAAATCCAGGGACAGGGAGAAGCCGTTTGGAAAGAAAGCGAGGCCTGGAGCAAAGACATTTGGAGCAAAAAAGGCTGGCGAGGGGGACAAGAAATTTGGTGGGAAGAAGAAATTTGAAGGGAACAAAACATTCAGCGGGAAGAATAATAAGGACAGAACATTCAAATCTAAAGGTCAGAAAGCCAAGCCGGGCTTTAAGAAGAAAGGAGCAGAGCAGGGCTTCAAACGGAGGAAGGGAAAAGGCTGA
- the angptl6 gene encoding angiopoietin-related protein 6 — MEKTLTLGLTLFLTLCLDIPGAGGQKEAAHGENTQKRSSRSPDGKAGRCSYTFIVPQQKLTGALCLNTQSATTNRSEVAALRVELIRQQEQLEKLRGRLEQEGSLAMEVRALRKESNSMNSRIAQLYAQLLHEVIHKKDQAVEQRRVESLLLNATTQALQVSSNYRELEKKYGALTSMMSSQNQLIARLEKQCQCGDSTQSSLVTTAPPKSRSNVHPNYSSEANEMTNDVQRDQSAPPPLQEKTAHSIPTTAANTPTEPPFISFPVTQTPGPWQDCQHVLESGETTSGIYLLRPQSANRLLQAWCEQSQAQGGWTVIQRRQDGSVNFFRTWEQYKQGFGNLDGEYWLGLEHLYWMTKQAQYKLRVALEDWQGRQVFAEYDSFHLEPESDWYRLRLGQYHGNAGDSLSWHNNKAFTTLDRDKDSYTGNCAHYQKGGWWYHMCAHSNLNGVWYRGGHYRSRYQDGVYWAEFHGGSYSLKRVSMMIKPT, encoded by the exons ATGGAGAAGACACTGACACTGGGTCTGACTCTTTTCTTAACACTCTGTCTGGACATaccaggagctggaggacagaaggaggcgGCTCATGGCGAGAACACCCAGAAACGTTCATCACGATCTCCAGATGGTAAAGCAGGCCGTTGCTCCTACACCTTCATTGTTCCACAGCAAAAGCTGACAGGAGCGCTGTGTTTGAACACACAGTCTGCCACCACCAACCGCTCGGAGGTGGCGGCGCTGCGGGTGGAGCTCATAAGGCAGCAGGAACAGTTGGAGAAGCTCCGGGGCCGGCTGGAGCAGGAGGGCTCCCTTGCCATGGAGGTAAGAGCTCTGCGCAAAGAGAGCAACAGCATGAATTCTCGCATTGCCCAGCTCTATGCCCAGCTGCTACATGAAGTCATCCACAAGAAAGACCAGGCGGTGGAGCAGCGAAGGGTGGAGAGCCTCCTGCTAAACGCTAcaacacag GCGCTGCAGGTGTCCAGTAACTACAGGGAGCTGGAGAAGAAATACGGAGCCCTCACCTCCATGATGAGCTCCCAGAACCAGCTCATTGCTCGGCTGGAGAAGCAGTGCCAGTGTGGGGACTCCACCCAGTCCTCTCTG GTGACGACTGCACCACCAAAAAGCCGGTCTAACGTGCATCCTAATTACAGCTCTGAAGCCAACGAAATGACCAACGATGTTCAAAGGGATCAAAGtgctcctccaccactgcaggaaaaaacagCTCATTCCATCCCCACCACTGCAGCCAACACTCCCACAGAGCCTCCCTTCATTAGTTTCCCTGTCACACAGACTCCAG GGCCGTGGCAGGACTGCCAGCACGTGCTGGAGTCAGGTGAGACCACCAGTGGGATCTACCTGCTGCGCCCACAGAGTGCCAACCGGCTCCTGCAGGCCTGGTGCGAGCAGAGTCAGGCTCAGGGAGGGTGGACGGTCATCCAGAGGAGACAGGATGGCTCCGTCAACTTCTTCAGGACCTGGGAGCAGTATAAG CAAGGCTTTGGGAACCTAGATGGAGAATATTGGCTCGGGCTTGAACACCTCTACTGGATGACTAAACAGGCCCAGTATAAGCTACGGGTGGCCCTGGAGGACTGGCAGGGCCGGCAGGTGTTTGCTGAGTATGACAGCTTCCACCTGGAACCGGAGAGTGACTGGTACCGACTGCGGTTGGGCCAATACCATGGCAACGCAGGGGACTCGCTCTCGTGGCACAACAACAAGGCCTTCACCACTCTGGATCGAGACAAGGACAGCTACACAG GTAACTGCGCTCATTACCAAAAAGGAGGCTGGTGGTACCACATGTGTGCCCACTCCAACCTGAACGGTGTGTGGTATCGGGGTGGACACTATCGCAGCCGCTACCAGGATGGAGTCTACTGGGCAGAGTTCCACGGAGGGTCTTACTCTCTGAAACGAGTTTCCATGATGATCAAACCTACATAA
- the p2ry11 gene encoding P2Y purinoceptor 11, which produces MVHNFSECEKFQTDLLPWVYGIEFIVALAGNLFALWLLLARERKDWHTGVVLSCNLAISDLLYVLTLPLLIVYYSLDKKWVFGNAVCKIERFLFTCNLYVSIFFIMAISVNRCVALACPFFTRSHVVPAHAKAVSVVIWIIVGVTSCPVLKFASVREHNNTTHCVSFYDKTQGDESPHFAYKIFLAVFGCLVPFLVTFTSYCVVIRVVWKNASITTLEKRKVALLVASVLVLYAISFVPYHILQIYHFYLKTNGNTSGCEVYDMYQVSKGLATLNMCIHPVLYMAVFDSIRVACCGKSSEDNSGREMRK; this is translated from the coding sequence ATGGTGCACAACTTTTCTGAATGTGAGAAGTTTCAAACAGACCTGCTGCCCTGGGTGTATGGGATCGAGTTCATTGTGGCCCTGGCAGGAAACCTGTttgctctgtggctgctgctggctAGAGAGAGGAAGGACTGGCACACTGGTGTCGTCCTGTCATGTAACCTGGCAATCAGTGACCTGCTGTACGTGCTGACCCTGCCATTGCTGATTGTCTACTACTCACTTGACAAAAAATGGGTGTTTGGCAACGCTGTGTGTAAAATCGAGAGGTTCCTTTTCACCTGCAACCTGTATGTGAGCATCTTCTTCATCATGGCCATAAGTGTGAACCGATGTGTGGCCCTGGCGTGTCCCTTCTTCACCCGGTCCCATGTCGTGCCTGCCCACGCCAAGGCCGTCAGCGTCGTCATCTGGATCATCGTGGGAGTCACTTCCTGCCCTGTGTTGAAATTTGCCTCTGTGCGTGAGCACAATAACACGACTCATTGCGTGTCCTTCTATGACAAGACTCAGGGGGATGAAAGCCCTCATTTCGCTTACAAAATCTTTCTTGCTGTGTTTGGCTGTCTTGTTCCCTTCCTGGTTACCTTCACTTCTTACTGTGTGGTGATTCGGGTGGTGTGGAAGAACGCCAGCATAACCACATTGGAGAAACGCAAGGTAGCCCTGTTAGTTGCATCAGTGCTCGTGCTGTATGCCATTTCTTTTGTGCCGTACCACATCCTTCAGATCTATCACTTCTACCTGAAGACCAATGGCAACACCTCTGGCTGTGAAGTCTATGACATGTACCAAGTATCCAAGGGACTGGCCACTCTGAACATGTGTATCCATCCGGTCCTTTACATGGCAGTGTTTGACAGTATACGTGTAGCTTGTTGTGGTAAGAGCTCAGAGGACAACAGcgggagagagatgaggaagtAG